GATAGAGATGCACCAAGTATTTCTTTGTCTGATTAATATCTTTCACAGGCAGTAGAATTCCCATGGTAGTGCAATATTCCCATTGCACCAGTGGCATTTTCAGATGTGTGTATATGTATGTCTAGAGAGAGTCTCTTTTGCTCTCGGTTTTTCGTGACATGCTTGAGATAAAGGCATTTCCATAAGCATTCATGttcaattttccttttcccatttccattaatttcttcttttggcAATGAAGAATTGGTGGTTTAGAAAATGGGAACTCAATATAATCATCTTTTTTGTAATTAACTTGTTCTTGCTCCTGATAATCTTCAGCGCTTTCTTGGTTTCTAATGAACCTCCTTGGCTAATCCCTTTTCCAGAGGTTAGGAGGAGAAAATGGCTTGAAGACAACCCAGAGTCATCCAGTAATGATGATCCTGTAGTTTTTGACACTTCTATCATACCTTGGTGGGCATGGATAAAGAGGTTCCATCTTCCTGAAGCTGAACTACTCAATGGTTTGTTCGCATCCCTTCTGAAATTTTAAGGAGAACAGTTACTTGCTGGCCTTGTACTGATCCAGTTTATTGTGCTTAACGAGTTTAATGCAGGCCGTGCCGCAATGATAGGGTTCTTCATGGCTTATCTGGTGGACAGCTTGACCGGGGTAGGTCTCGTCGACCAAATGGGCAACTTCTTCTGCAAAACTCTATTATTCGTAGCAGTGGTGGGAGTACTTCTAATCCGAAAGAACGAGGATTTAGAAACCCTGAAGAAGCTCGTGGATGAGACAACCTTCTATGACAAGCAGTGGCAAGCATCCTGGCAAGATGAGACCCCTAGCAGTTCCAAGAATGACTAGTGTAAACGTAGTTCATGACTTTGTTCTTTTCAAAATCCCGTCTATCTTCGTTTTCATATTGTGTTGctgcaaattttcttttctagtaaAGAGTGATTGATCTGAATCTCTATCCTCCTTTGTGTTCTGAGTTTCTTCAAGTATAATTATTAGCTTTCAATGGCTTCAAAATGTCCCAGTTGATGTCTCGTGAATTTCTGCAAAATTTCCATGCAGGGCATGAAATATTTCCATTTTGCAAGTTAATAACTTACcgacattgaaaaaaaaaaaatcatttcatttttgaacCATTATTCATATCATGCACTGTCGCATCTCATTTATAACGGATGTATCCATCTAATGAGAGGTGGTCTCTTTCATGTCCACGTGCCTCACGTTAATTTTACGATCTTTCTTGGATCTTGGGGCCGCTACCaaaccattataaaaaaatggagaCACTAAACCATAATTTCGGCTTTAGAAAGTCGGTCGATTCTACCATTAAGGGTTTCTTTTAAGGTATGTATCAGTTCCTCCACCCATCCACCCTATTAAATAATGACTTTTTCAGGAATGGTTGGATAATTCTTCCCCCTCCCCTTTCTTTTCCTCAAGATctttaagtttggaaaaaaaaagatgaacaTCATAGTCAGAAGTCAGAACATGGCAGATGAGTAAGATATTCCAACATCCCCATAACTCAGTTGAAATTATTGATCAACACCAGAGTTGGCTTGGATCAAACTTGAAGATTAAGGCCCATTCTCATTGGGCTGAAACACCCTAGGCTCAGAGTTGActtttcattccttttttctttgaacttttccttcttttattttttaggaataagATTTGATAATCACCTTTTTCTAGCTTTACCTCCAGACATTGTCTTTAAAACGTTCTTCCGCTCTCTTTTCTATAAACATCAAAATAGGCAAATTGGAGACGGCCTCCACactttatttgattaaaagaaatgaaaagatcCCGAATTTGTAAATTAAACCTTTCCCACTTTTGAACTTGGAaaattaacctatttttaagaTAGATGcccttcaaaattttgattatttactgataaattttaaaagagaagGTTATTTACTTGAGTGAAGAACATTGATCTTTGGTACACTCCTTGGCTCAATAATGGCAGCTGGGAATGATGTAGGTAGTTGCTTGAAAAGGGCTAACTCCTTGCAGATGCAGACTTGTGGAAACTGAGGCCATAGACAAGCTCTCCATGAGTCCATATAGAGATGGAAACATTCAGAAGAGCCATTAGGCAGGCAGGCACTGCTCGGTCTCCATGGTGCCTTTAGCATCACCGTAATCCCATTCATTCTCTACTGTTTCAGCCCAAGAGGCAAAAACTACTGATTATCAGTTCCAGATTGAATGCCATTAACAACCCAGAGAGTGCCAATCAAAAGAAGGCCAGTTTTGGTTCTCAGATAGAAAAGTTGATTCAAAATTACTGGATGCTGAGTTTGATACAAAGAAAATCTGCTGATAATCAACTGAAGTTCAGATCTTAATTTCCTTACAACTCTGAAAGTTTATCGACCATTTGGTCCTTAAGCAGCAACCCCATCAAATTCCACTCAAGGGTACAAAGCTGGATGGCCAAAATACAAATATGAAGCTTAAAAACTAGGCACTGAACTGTCTTCGTCTTCTCCAACTGCAGATGCATTTTAAGGGGCAAAAAA
This DNA window, taken from Vitis vinifera cultivar Pinot Noir 40024 chromosome 2, ASM3070453v1, encodes the following:
- the LOC100855146 gene encoding light-harvesting complex-like protein 3 isotype 1, chloroplastic; translated protein: MSMALFSPPIPTHLPTLSPKPNFTLKPSLFLRSKKHQLLLLSAKATENGAGTSTSATTVEPEKAEEKAPEAAVLDSQPNGAAAAGDVVLVTKFEDLKWVGGTWDLKQFETDGKTNWDAVIDAEVRRRKWLEDNPESSSNDDPVVFDTSIIPWWAWIKRFHLPEAELLNGRAAMIGFFMAYLVDSLTGVGLVDQMGNFFCKTLLFVAVVGVLLIRKNEDLETLKKLVDETTFYDKQWQASWQDETPSSSKND